The Alicyclobacillus macrosporangiidus CPP55 genome segment TTCTTCGCCTCCTATCTGCTGTTGTGGACCGTCGCCGAGCCAGTGCACCGCCTCGGCCGGTACACCTTGGCCGACGCGTTGGAGCGAAAGCTGCGGCGCGGCAGCGTGCGAACGGCGGTGGCCATCAACACGCTCGTCATCTCCATCGCGTATCTCATCCCGCAGCTGGTGGCCGCCGGCCAGTTGGCGCAGAGCGTGTTCGGCCTGCCACACCCGGCGGCCGTTTGGCTCATGGGCGGCCTGATGACGCTGTACGTCGCTGTCGGCGGCATGGTCTCGACCTCCTGGGTGCAGATGGTCAAAAGCGTGCTGATGCTCGCCACCGTCGCGCTGCTCACCCTCATGCTGCTGGCGCGCTTCGAGTGGAACCTGCCCGCCCTTCTCGCCGCGGCGCCATCCGGGCGCACGGCGCCCGGAGCCCTGTATTCCAGCGCTGCAAGCGCCCTGTCCGTGCACGTCCCAATAGTCCTCGGCACTCTCGGGATGCCGCACATCCTGGTGCGTTTTCTCACCGTGCCGTCGCCCGTCGTCGCCCGCCGCTCCCTGGCAGCGGCGACAGGCGCGCTGGGCCTGTTTTACCTGATGCTGCTCGCGCTCGGCTGGGGGGTGCTCGCCCTCGGCATCCGGCCCGGCCCCGGGGACCCGCACGGCAATCTGGTGCTTCTGACCCTGACCCAGGCGCTCGGCGGCCGCTTTTTCACCGCCTTCGTCAGCGCCGTGGCGTTGACCACCATCCTCGCGGTGGTCACCGGCCTCTTGTTGTGCGCCACCGGAGCGCTGTCGCACGACCTGCTCCACCGCGGCGCCTCATCCTCC includes the following:
- a CDS encoding cation acetate symporter: MSADEIFFLCAVVSSALLISYWSARTHHDTDRFYAASRGLTGMQNGLAIAGDFASAASLLGVCGAMAQFGFDGFLYAASFFASYLLLWTVAEPVHRLGRYTLADALERKLRRGSVRTAVAINTLVISIAYLIPQLVAAGQLAQSVFGLPHPAAVWLMGGLMTLYVAVGGMVSTSWVQMVKSVLMLATVALLTLMLLARFEWNLPALLAAAPSGRTAPGALYSSAASALSVHVPIVLGTLGMPHILVRFLTVPSPVVARRSLAAATGALGLFYLMLLALGWGVLALGIRPGPGDPHGNLVLLTLTQALGGRFFTAFVSAVALTTILAVVTGLLLCATGALSHDLLHRGASSSGDRSLRSARLCAGAIGIAATGAAAMVYEGSVTTLVSLVFTWAAATHTPVLLCTFYWRGFTARGALAGLCSGSAATVALIAAWPPWSAVSSPLPAGLAAIAAGFAGCVLGSLAGRQKAPASAGTAHEG